One window of the Macaca thibetana thibetana isolate TM-01 chromosome 1, ASM2454274v1, whole genome shotgun sequence genome contains the following:
- the CFAP144 gene encoding protein FAM183A: MAGHPREKVIPDEVHQNQILRELYHKELRTQKLYTQYHVNPLRKIHTITRKPMSWHDNLEEPADARFLNLIHHTAQGPKKKYPETQTENQEVGWDLEPLVNPERHDHRLNHFRVCSDITLYKAKTWGLGDDRHK; this comes from the exons ATGGCGGGACACCCAAGAGAGAAGGTGATTCCAGATGAGGTCCATCAGAACCAGATCTTGCGGGAACTGTACCACAAGGAGCTACGAACCCAGAAACTCTACACGCAGTATCACGTGAATCCCCTCCGCAAGA ttcacaCAATCACCAGGAAGCCCATGTCTTGGCATGATAACCTGGAGGAACCTGCAGATG CCAGGTTTCTGAATCTTATTCACCATACTGCCCAGGGACCAAAGAAGAAGTACCCAGAGACACAGACTGAAAACCAGGAAGTTGGATGGGACTTAGAGCCCTTG GTCAACCCAGAACGCCATGACCACAGGCTGAATCACTTCAGGGTCTGCAGTGACATCACTCTGTACAAGGCTAAAACATGGGGCTTAGGAGATGATCGCCACAAGTAG